The Synechococcus sp. HK05 region GCCTCAGGCCCCATGGCGCCACTGGGGCAGCGAAGATAACTCCAAGATCTCAGCTGAGCAGAAATCCTCTTGCTTTTCTTTGGCAAGCCGGCCTAGAGCACAAACAGAAGACTGCAGAGCGGAGGCCCACGTGGATATCCATGACGAGCGGAGATCTGAGGCCCGTTCAACGTTGCATCGCACCTGGAATGTCAGCGTCGACAGCGCGGTGTTCGGCTCACGTTGTGCCCAGGTGCTCGATTACAGCCCATCGGGCATCAAGCTCTCACTGGCAACCGTGAGTGGGCTGGAACCTGGGATGCAGCTGGCGATCCATCATCCCGGCACGCGTTGCTCCTATCTGGCAACCGTTGCTTGGTGCCGCCAGCAACAGCGAACAACCACCATTGGTGCTGAACTCATCGAAATAGCTGCAGGCCTGCGTCAGGCTTGCTGAAGGCAACTCTTCACAACCAAGCTGCGAGATTGCGCGACTGTTGATCTCAACAAGAAAAAGCAGGGCCTCAAACCCTGCCTCATCTCCCGTGGAGCATGACGCCCTCATCACCACACTACCGAACGCCATCAGAAACACTGCCTCAAAGAGCCAAAACAGCGGAATGTCTCCAGGCCTGATGATGACGCGCTTCTACTACATGCCCTGAATTGGCTTTGAACGGCAGACACCACCCCCCCCCCGAGCAACGTCAGAGGGTCAAGGATTCATCAACATTCCAATGGCGTTCGTTAGGCGAAGCTGCTGGCGTTGGCACCTAGGGCCGAACGTTCCAGGTGTGAGCGCTTGGTTCTCCTGGGGCACCTGCAGCGGTGCAAACGGAGTGTCAATCAGTCAGGGGCACGAGATGAAAGCCAGCGGCTGGGTAAAAACTGTTGGAGCAGGGGCCTGAGGTCAGCGTGCTTCTTGCTGGTGGCGCGGTGGCGTGTCGTCCATCCGGGCCCTCCTTGGTTGATACATACAGACTCGCCCCGTCCATGGCACCAGGCAAGCGGGAGTGACACGCATTGCTTTTGACGCCGGGCAGGAGCAGGTTGGGTTGTGTGATCTCATGACTGCTCAGGATGTCTAGGGCCTCCATTGGCATGCCGATGC contains the following coding sequences:
- a CDS encoding PilZ domain-containing protein codes for the protein MDIHDERRSEARSTLHRTWNVSVDSAVFGSRCAQVLDYSPSGIKLSLATVSGLEPGMQLAIHHPGTRCSYLATVAWCRQQQRTTTIGAELIEIAAGLRQAC